In Equus przewalskii isolate Varuska chromosome 22, EquPr2, whole genome shotgun sequence, the following proteins share a genomic window:
- the HNRNPK gene encoding heterogeneous nuclear ribonucleoprotein K isoform X4, whose translation METEQPEETFPNTETNGEFGKRPAEDMEEEQAFKRSRNTDEMVELRILLQSKNAGAVIGKGGKNIKALRTDYNASVSVPDSSGPERILSISADIETIGEILKKIIPTLEEYQHYKGSDFDCELRLLIHQSLAGGIIGVKGAKIKELRENTQTTIKLFQECCPHSTDRVVLIGGKPDRVVECIKIILDLISESPIKGRAQPYDPNFYDETYDYGGFTMMFDDRRGRPVGFPMRGRGGFDRMPPGRGGRPMPPSRRDYDDMSPRRGPPPPPPGRGGRGGSRARNLPLPPPPPPRGGDLMAYDRRGRPGDRYDGMVGFSADETWDSAIDTWSPSEWQMAYEPQGGSGYDYSYAGGRGSYGDLGGPIITTQVTIPKDLAGSIIGKGGQRIKQIRHESGASIKIDEPLEGSEDRIITITGTQDQIQNAQYLLQNSVKQYSGKFF comes from the exons atggaaactgAACAGCCAGAGGAAACCTTCCCCAATACGGAAACTAATGGTGAATTTG GTAAACGTCCAGCAGAAGATATGGAAGAGGAACAAGCTTTTAAAAGATCTAGAAACACTGATGAGATGGTTGAATTACGTATCCTGCTTCAGAGCAAG AATGCTGGGGCAGTGATTggaaaaggaggcaagaatattaAGGCTCTCCGTACCGAC TACAATGCCAGTGTTTCAGTCCCAGACAGCAGTGGCCCCGAGCG CATATTGAGTATCAGTGCTGATATTGAAACAATTggagaaattctgaagaaaatcATCCCTACCTTGGAAGAG TACCAACACTATAAAGGAAGCGACTTTGACTGCGAGTTGAGACTGTTGATTCATCAGAGTCTGGCAGGAGGAATTATTGGGGTCAAAGGTGCTAAAATCAAAGAACTTCGAGAG AACACTCAGACAACAATCAAGCTTTTCCAGGAATGCTGTCCTCATTCCACTGACAGAGTCGTTCTTATTGGAGGAAAACCTGATAGGGTTGTAGAGTGCATAAAGATCATCCTTGATCTTATATCGGAG TCTCCCATCAAAGGACGTGCACAGCCTTACGATCCCAATTTTTATGATGAAACCTATGATTATGGTGGTTTTACAATGATGTTTGATGACCGCCGTGGACGTCCAGTTGGATTTCCCATGAGGGGAAGAGGTGGTTTTGACAGAATGCCTCCCGGTCGGGGTGGGCGTCCCATGCCTCCGTCTAGAAGAGATTATGATGATATGAGCCCTCGTCGaggacctcctcctcctcctcctggacgAGGTGGCCGGGGTGGTAGCAGAGCTCggaatcttcctcttcctccaccacCACCGCCTAGAGGAGG AGATCTAATGGCCTATGACAGAAGAGGAAGACCTGGAGACCGTTATGATGGCATG GTTGGTTTCAGTGCTGATGAAACTTGGGACTCTGCAATAGATACATGGAGCCCATCAGAATGGCAGATGGCTTATGAACCACAG ggTGGCTCCGGATATG ATTATTCCTATGCAGGGGGTCGTGGCTCATATGGTGATCTTGGTGGACCTATTATTACTACACAAGTAACTATTCCCAAAGAT ttGGCTGGATCTATTATCGGCAAAGGTGGTCAGCGGATTAAACAAATTCGTCATGAGTCAGGAGCTTCGATCAAAATTGATGAGCCTTTAGAAGGGTCGGAAGATCGGATCATTACCATTACAGGAACACAGGACCAGATACAGAATGCACAGTATTTGCTGCAGAACAG tgtGAAGCAGTATTCTGGAAAGTTTTTCTAA
- the HNRNPK gene encoding heterogeneous nuclear ribonucleoprotein K isoform X2, giving the protein METEQPEETFPNTETNGEFGKRPAEDMEEEQAFKRSRNTDEMVELRILLQSKNAGAVIGKGGKNIKALRTDYNASVSVPDSSGPERILSISADIETIGEILKKIIPTLEEGLQLPSPTATSQLPLESDAVECLNYQHYKGSDFDCELRLLIHQSLAGGIIGVKGAKIKELRENTQTTIKLFQECCPHSTDRVVLIGGKPDRVVECIKIILDLISESPIKGRAQPYDPNFYDETYDYGGFTMMFDDRRGRPVGFPMRGRGGFDRMPPGRGGRPMPPSRRDYDDMSPRRGPPPPPPGRGGRGGSRARNLPLPPPPPPRGGDLMAYDRRGRPGDRYDGMVGFSADETWDSAIDTWSPSEWQMAYEPQGGSGYDYSYAGGRGSYGDLGGPIITTQVTIPKDLAGSIIGKGGQRIKQIRHESGASIKIDEPLEGSEDRIITITGTQDQIQNAQYLLQNSVKQYSGKFF; this is encoded by the exons atggaaactgAACAGCCAGAGGAAACCTTCCCCAATACGGAAACTAATGGTGAATTTG GTAAACGTCCAGCAGAAGATATGGAAGAGGAACAAGCTTTTAAAAGATCTAGAAACACTGATGAGATGGTTGAATTACGTATCCTGCTTCAGAGCAAG AATGCTGGGGCAGTGATTggaaaaggaggcaagaatattaAGGCTCTCCGTACCGAC TACAATGCCAGTGTTTCAGTCCCAGACAGCAGTGGCCCCGAGCG CATATTGAGTATCAGTGCTGATATTGAAACAATTggagaaattctgaagaaaatcATCCCTACCTTGGAAGAG gGCCTGCAGTTGCCATCACCCACTGCAACCAGCCAGCTCCCGCTCGAATCTGATGCTGTGGAATGCTTAAAT TACCAACACTATAAAGGAAGCGACTTTGACTGCGAGTTGAGACTGTTGATTCATCAGAGTCTGGCAGGAGGAATTATTGGGGTCAAAGGTGCTAAAATCAAAGAACTTCGAGAG AACACTCAGACAACAATCAAGCTTTTCCAGGAATGCTGTCCTCATTCCACTGACAGAGTCGTTCTTATTGGAGGAAAACCTGATAGGGTTGTAGAGTGCATAAAGATCATCCTTGATCTTATATCGGAG TCTCCCATCAAAGGACGTGCACAGCCTTACGATCCCAATTTTTATGATGAAACCTATGATTATGGTGGTTTTACAATGATGTTTGATGACCGCCGTGGACGTCCAGTTGGATTTCCCATGAGGGGAAGAGGTGGTTTTGACAGAATGCCTCCCGGTCGGGGTGGGCGTCCCATGCCTCCGTCTAGAAGAGATTATGATGATATGAGCCCTCGTCGaggacctcctcctcctcctcctggacgAGGTGGCCGGGGTGGTAGCAGAGCTCggaatcttcctcttcctccaccacCACCGCCTAGAGGAGG AGATCTAATGGCCTATGACAGAAGAGGAAGACCTGGAGACCGTTATGATGGCATG GTTGGTTTCAGTGCTGATGAAACTTGGGACTCTGCAATAGATACATGGAGCCCATCAGAATGGCAGATGGCTTATGAACCACAG ggTGGCTCCGGATATG ATTATTCCTATGCAGGGGGTCGTGGCTCATATGGTGATCTTGGTGGACCTATTATTACTACACAAGTAACTATTCCCAAAGAT ttGGCTGGATCTATTATCGGCAAAGGTGGTCAGCGGATTAAACAAATTCGTCATGAGTCAGGAGCTTCGATCAAAATTGATGAGCCTTTAGAAGGGTCGGAAGATCGGATCATTACCATTACAGGAACACAGGACCAGATACAGAATGCACAGTATTTGCTGCAGAACAG tgtGAAGCAGTATTCTGGAAAGTTTTTCTAA
- the HNRNPK gene encoding heterogeneous nuclear ribonucleoprotein K isoform X1: protein METEQPEETFPNTETNGEFGKRPAEDMEEEQAFKRSRNTDEMVELRILLQSKNAGAVIGKGGKNIKALRTDYNASVSVPDSSGPERILSISADIETIGEILKKIIPTLEEGLQLPSPTATSQLPLESDAVECLNYQHYKGSDFDCELRLLIHQSLAGGIIGVKGAKIKELRENTQTTIKLFQECCPHSTDRVVLIGGKPDRVVECIKIILDLISESPIKGRAQPYDPNFYDETYDYGGFTMMFDDRRGRPVGFPMRGRGGFDRMPPGRGGRPMPPSRRDYDDMSPRRGPPPPPPGRGGRGGSRARNLPLPPPPPPRGGDLMAYDRRGRPGDRYDGMVGFSADETWDSAIDTWSPSEWQMAYEPQGGSGYDYSYAGGRGSYGDLGGPIITTQVTIPKDLAGSIIGKGGQRIKQIRHESGASIKIDEPLEGSEDRIITITGTQDQIQNAQYLLQNSVKQYADVEGF from the exons atggaaactgAACAGCCAGAGGAAACCTTCCCCAATACGGAAACTAATGGTGAATTTG GTAAACGTCCAGCAGAAGATATGGAAGAGGAACAAGCTTTTAAAAGATCTAGAAACACTGATGAGATGGTTGAATTACGTATCCTGCTTCAGAGCAAG AATGCTGGGGCAGTGATTggaaaaggaggcaagaatattaAGGCTCTCCGTACCGAC TACAATGCCAGTGTTTCAGTCCCAGACAGCAGTGGCCCCGAGCG CATATTGAGTATCAGTGCTGATATTGAAACAATTggagaaattctgaagaaaatcATCCCTACCTTGGAAGAG gGCCTGCAGTTGCCATCACCCACTGCAACCAGCCAGCTCCCGCTCGAATCTGATGCTGTGGAATGCTTAAAT TACCAACACTATAAAGGAAGCGACTTTGACTGCGAGTTGAGACTGTTGATTCATCAGAGTCTGGCAGGAGGAATTATTGGGGTCAAAGGTGCTAAAATCAAAGAACTTCGAGAG AACACTCAGACAACAATCAAGCTTTTCCAGGAATGCTGTCCTCATTCCACTGACAGAGTCGTTCTTATTGGAGGAAAACCTGATAGGGTTGTAGAGTGCATAAAGATCATCCTTGATCTTATATCGGAG TCTCCCATCAAAGGACGTGCACAGCCTTACGATCCCAATTTTTATGATGAAACCTATGATTATGGTGGTTTTACAATGATGTTTGATGACCGCCGTGGACGTCCAGTTGGATTTCCCATGAGGGGAAGAGGTGGTTTTGACAGAATGCCTCCCGGTCGGGGTGGGCGTCCCATGCCTCCGTCTAGAAGAGATTATGATGATATGAGCCCTCGTCGaggacctcctcctcctcctcctggacgAGGTGGCCGGGGTGGTAGCAGAGCTCggaatcttcctcttcctccaccacCACCGCCTAGAGGAGG AGATCTAATGGCCTATGACAGAAGAGGAAGACCTGGAGACCGTTATGATGGCATG GTTGGTTTCAGTGCTGATGAAACTTGGGACTCTGCAATAGATACATGGAGCCCATCAGAATGGCAGATGGCTTATGAACCACAG ggTGGCTCCGGATATG ATTATTCCTATGCAGGGGGTCGTGGCTCATATGGTGATCTTGGTGGACCTATTATTACTACACAAGTAACTATTCCCAAAGAT ttGGCTGGATCTATTATCGGCAAAGGTGGTCAGCGGATTAAACAAATTCGTCATGAGTCAGGAGCTTCGATCAAAATTGATGAGCCTTTAGAAGGGTCGGAAGATCGGATCATTACCATTACAGGAACACAGGACCAGATACAGAATGCACAGTATTTGCTGCAGAACAG tgtGAAGCAGTATGCAGATGTTGAAGGATTCTAA
- the HNRNPK gene encoding heterogeneous nuclear ribonucleoprotein K isoform X3, translating into METEQPEETFPNTETNGEFGKRPAEDMEEEQAFKRSRNTDEMVELRILLQSKNAGAVIGKGGKNIKALRTDYNASVSVPDSSGPERILSISADIETIGEILKKIIPTLEEYQHYKGSDFDCELRLLIHQSLAGGIIGVKGAKIKELRENTQTTIKLFQECCPHSTDRVVLIGGKPDRVVECIKIILDLISESPIKGRAQPYDPNFYDETYDYGGFTMMFDDRRGRPVGFPMRGRGGFDRMPPGRGGRPMPPSRRDYDDMSPRRGPPPPPPGRGGRGGSRARNLPLPPPPPPRGGDLMAYDRRGRPGDRYDGMVGFSADETWDSAIDTWSPSEWQMAYEPQGGSGYDYSYAGGRGSYGDLGGPIITTQVTIPKDLAGSIIGKGGQRIKQIRHESGASIKIDEPLEGSEDRIITITGTQDQIQNAQYLLQNSVKQYADVEGF; encoded by the exons atggaaactgAACAGCCAGAGGAAACCTTCCCCAATACGGAAACTAATGGTGAATTTG GTAAACGTCCAGCAGAAGATATGGAAGAGGAACAAGCTTTTAAAAGATCTAGAAACACTGATGAGATGGTTGAATTACGTATCCTGCTTCAGAGCAAG AATGCTGGGGCAGTGATTggaaaaggaggcaagaatattaAGGCTCTCCGTACCGAC TACAATGCCAGTGTTTCAGTCCCAGACAGCAGTGGCCCCGAGCG CATATTGAGTATCAGTGCTGATATTGAAACAATTggagaaattctgaagaaaatcATCCCTACCTTGGAAGAG TACCAACACTATAAAGGAAGCGACTTTGACTGCGAGTTGAGACTGTTGATTCATCAGAGTCTGGCAGGAGGAATTATTGGGGTCAAAGGTGCTAAAATCAAAGAACTTCGAGAG AACACTCAGACAACAATCAAGCTTTTCCAGGAATGCTGTCCTCATTCCACTGACAGAGTCGTTCTTATTGGAGGAAAACCTGATAGGGTTGTAGAGTGCATAAAGATCATCCTTGATCTTATATCGGAG TCTCCCATCAAAGGACGTGCACAGCCTTACGATCCCAATTTTTATGATGAAACCTATGATTATGGTGGTTTTACAATGATGTTTGATGACCGCCGTGGACGTCCAGTTGGATTTCCCATGAGGGGAAGAGGTGGTTTTGACAGAATGCCTCCCGGTCGGGGTGGGCGTCCCATGCCTCCGTCTAGAAGAGATTATGATGATATGAGCCCTCGTCGaggacctcctcctcctcctcctggacgAGGTGGCCGGGGTGGTAGCAGAGCTCggaatcttcctcttcctccaccacCACCGCCTAGAGGAGG AGATCTAATGGCCTATGACAGAAGAGGAAGACCTGGAGACCGTTATGATGGCATG GTTGGTTTCAGTGCTGATGAAACTTGGGACTCTGCAATAGATACATGGAGCCCATCAGAATGGCAGATGGCTTATGAACCACAG ggTGGCTCCGGATATG ATTATTCCTATGCAGGGGGTCGTGGCTCATATGGTGATCTTGGTGGACCTATTATTACTACACAAGTAACTATTCCCAAAGAT ttGGCTGGATCTATTATCGGCAAAGGTGGTCAGCGGATTAAACAAATTCGTCATGAGTCAGGAGCTTCGATCAAAATTGATGAGCCTTTAGAAGGGTCGGAAGATCGGATCATTACCATTACAGGAACACAGGACCAGATACAGAATGCACAGTATTTGCTGCAGAACAG tgtGAAGCAGTATGCAGATGTTGAAGGATTCTAA